One genomic segment of Candidatus Nomurabacteria bacterium includes these proteins:
- a CDS encoding transposase has translation MATIAKEVKEEILSKEKSGARVQEVADQYGVTIQTIYSWLKEKVSDVSKSEHNRLKRENQQLKELVGVLTMELSKHKKK, from the coding sequence ATGGCAACCATAGCAAAAGAGGTAAAAGAGGAGATACTGAGCAAGGAGAAATCGGGAGCCAGAGTACAGGAGGTTGCAGATCAGTACGGAGTGACAATCCAAACCATCTACAGTTGGCTCAAGGAAAAGGTAAGTGATGTGAGCAAGTCAGAGCACAACCGTCTCAAACGTGAGAACCAGCAGCTCAAGGAACTGGTAGGAGTACTCACAATGGAACTAAGCAAGCATAAAAAAAAGTAG
- a CDS encoding HAD-IA family hydrolase, with the protein MKVILVDAINAFVLKDEGIFTEMHNLLESYPNRKIILTGANDEQMKMFGLDKMPYEVFTLKHDPEKTDPEYYKLMLKQYDLRAEDVVYFEHNAEAVESAKSVGITTLYYDKDKKDLAELKSFMDEN; encoded by the coding sequence ATGAAAGTTATATTAGTTGATGCTATAAATGCTTTTGTTTTAAAGGATGAAGGTATTTTTACAGAGATGCACAATCTGCTCGAATCATACCCAAATAGAAAAATTATTCTTACGGGGGCAAACGATGAACAAATGAAAATGTTTGGATTGGATAAAATGCCATATGAAGTGTTTACATTGAAACATGATCCTGAGAAGACTGATCCAGAATACTATAAACTAATGTTAAAACAGTACGATCTCAGAGCAGAAGATGTTGTCTACTTTGAACATAATGCAGAAGCAGTTGAAAGTGCAAAATCTGTTGGGATTACAACGCTATATTATGATAAAGACAAAAAAGACTTAGCTGAACTTAAATCTTTTATGGATGAGAATTGA
- a CDS encoding SDR family oxidoreductase: MELKNKVVLITGSSSGIGQATAKRFAQEGSKIVIHYHENEDGAKETQQEIKKYNVESIIVKADLSVEEDIKKLFETVVKEFGTVDILINNGASPTELVPYFEAKQKDILDLFNLNIVNAMLCSKYAIDVMKKQKSGKIINTSSIKGWEYGGGSVGYAVSKAAINSFTRTLAKSVAPEIQVNAVAPGYVKTRVYDNQPEEKIEKWLNGTYLKRWVTLEETADAFVFLAKNDAMTGQIIYVDGGYTLK, translated from the coding sequence ATGGAGTTAAAAAATAAAGTTGTACTAATTACAGGATCTTCTAGCGGGATTGGACAAGCTACAGCTAAAAGATTTGCACAAGAAGGTTCAAAGATTGTCATTCACTATCATGAAAATGAAGATGGAGCAAAAGAAACTCAGCAAGAAATTAAAAAATACAATGTGGAGTCGATAATCGTAAAAGCAGATTTATCGGTTGAAGAAGATATAAAAAAGTTGTTTGAAACTGTAGTAAAGGAATTTGGCACAGTTGATATTTTAATCAACAACGGTGCATCCCCAACTGAGTTAGTTCCATACTTTGAAGCGAAACAAAAGGATATATTAGATTTATTCAACCTAAATATCGTCAATGCAATGTTATGCTCTAAATATGCTATTGATGTTATGAAGAAACAAAAATCAGGAAAGATTATAAACACATCTTCAATAAAGGGTTGGGAGTATGGAGGTGGATCAGTTGGCTATGCAGTATCAAAAGCTGCAATTAATAGTTTTACACGGACATTAGCTAAGTCCGTTGCACCCGAAATTCAAGTAAATGCAGTTGCACCTGGTTATGTAAAGACTCGTGTATATGATAATCAACCAGAAGAAAAAATTGAAAAGTGGTTAAACGGAACATATCTTAAAAGATGGGTTACATTGGAAGAAACTGCCGATGCTTTCGTTTTTCTAGCTAAAAATGATGCAATGACAGGGCAGATTATCTATGTAGATGGGGGTTATACTTTAAAATGA